The Pseudomonas sp. G2-4 genome window below encodes:
- a CDS encoding polysialyltransferase family glycosyltransferase, producing MKNKVLILVETPFQLLCAYEYLRKHQACISLYIRNSGVGSNDQQMSAMVRDLNLKVKKEFLVRPGNKLDYFLSVLGFLFSNFHCYDKVVLGSFFSGFQKLLSSIVLKKEIILLDDGVATLLADKIINERGGKYSVFSIFDLDEKNYLNCEVNRFDSIAGEYDCKGSEEYAVFFIGQKLVDIGAMDVAAYIRVLESAVKDSPESVVHYIPHRTESLECLEVVKEVKGLQLLHADVAVEYFMLRNKWRPRKIYSVNSTALFTLASLFPDARAVAIIPSTLKTQMFVHHDLIMESFERHKSIVINRVS from the coding sequence ATGAAGAATAAGGTGTTGATTCTGGTAGAAACGCCGTTTCAACTGCTATGTGCTTATGAATATTTACGTAAGCACCAAGCCTGTATTTCTTTATATATTAGGAATAGCGGCGTTGGCAGCAATGATCAGCAAATGAGCGCAATGGTCAGAGACTTAAACCTTAAAGTAAAAAAAGAATTTCTGGTAAGGCCAGGCAATAAGTTAGATTACTTTTTGTCGGTCTTGGGTTTCTTGTTCAGCAATTTTCATTGCTATGATAAGGTAGTTTTAGGTAGTTTTTTCTCTGGCTTTCAGAAGCTACTTTCTTCAATTGTTCTAAAAAAAGAAATAATTCTGTTGGACGATGGTGTTGCGACTTTGCTGGCTGATAAAATAATAAATGAGCGAGGAGGGAAGTATTCAGTATTTAGTATATTTGATCTGGATGAAAAAAATTATCTTAATTGTGAAGTGAATCGATTTGATTCTATTGCCGGTGAGTATGATTGTAAGGGGAGTGAGGAGTATGCTGTTTTTTTTATAGGACAAAAGCTGGTTGATATCGGTGCAATGGATGTCGCTGCCTATATTAGGGTTTTAGAGTCTGCAGTAAAAGACTCGCCTGAATCAGTTGTGCACTACATTCCGCATCGCACGGAAAGTCTAGAGTGTCTAGAAGTCGTTAAGGAAGTAAAAGGTCTCCAGTTATTGCATGCAGACGTAGCGGTGGAGTATTTCATGTTGCGAAACAAGTGGCGTCCGCGGAAAATCTATTCAGTTAACTCTACGGCACTTTTTACGCTTGCGAGCCTATTTCCTGATGCTAGGGCCGTTGCCATAATACCTAGTACGTTAAAGACGCAAATGTTTGTGCATCATGATCTGATAATGGAGTCTTTTGAAAGGCATAAATCGATCGTAATAAATCGCGTTTCATAG
- a CDS encoding O-antigen ligase family protein — MLGLLAFLSTIVFFSPVVNLLLLPIVFYRLFLTSYGRDLSFLKSGHVVGLMLLLLSALLSVVVFAFAEPLIDNFEKSILGAFPYVVLILISLFAGMVFRRSDLIVVLLLVLFEIAVGFAEYIAGTHSFFSVAHKGQTQIGDTELLYYNRVFGLSVNSSVYAFKVLVGFVVLMAIRSELSRRVFLVCAGILAVGFVTSFNRTAIVAAAISLMFYYATNWRVVLSGGVVGCAVGVLYLSTIIENLTRGRGELDLSGRDFIFYEFFSVLKQSPFFGNAAQKVWLQLNDGLYHAHSSYLEFLVSNGVFISLLFFSGYYLLVLRGRMLAALPLLIYSVFQYGLLWGLVFNDVVFFGLMFYLLRSNSDKRAAANNKASLETKVIDV, encoded by the coding sequence ATGCTTGGATTGCTCGCTTTTCTTTCGACGATTGTGTTCTTTTCACCAGTCGTTAATTTATTACTTCTCCCGATTGTCTTCTATAGATTGTTTTTGACCAGCTATGGAAGGGATTTGAGTTTTCTAAAGAGTGGACATGTTGTTGGGTTGATGCTGCTGCTGTTGTCAGCGCTTCTGTCAGTTGTTGTATTTGCCTTTGCGGAACCTTTAATTGATAATTTTGAAAAGTCAATATTAGGTGCTTTTCCTTATGTGGTGCTAATACTGATTTCTTTATTTGCGGGTATGGTCTTTCGCAGGAGTGATTTGATAGTAGTACTTTTGCTGGTTTTGTTCGAAATAGCTGTGGGTTTCGCTGAGTATATTGCTGGAACTCACTCGTTTTTTTCGGTTGCACATAAAGGACAGACCCAGATCGGTGACACTGAGTTGCTTTACTATAATCGGGTTTTCGGTTTGAGTGTGAACTCCAGTGTCTATGCCTTCAAGGTATTAGTTGGCTTTGTTGTTTTGATGGCAATAAGGTCGGAGTTGTCTCGGCGTGTCTTCCTGGTTTGTGCGGGAATACTCGCTGTCGGATTTGTTACATCTTTCAATAGAACCGCAATTGTTGCTGCCGCGATTAGCCTGATGTTCTATTATGCGACTAATTGGAGGGTTGTGCTTTCCGGAGGGGTGGTAGGTTGTGCAGTAGGCGTTCTCTACTTATCCACTATCATTGAGAATCTTACGCGTGGTAGAGGTGAGCTAGACTTGTCTGGCCGGGATTTTATTTTTTATGAGTTTTTTAGTGTTCTGAAGCAAAGTCCATTCTTTGGTAACGCTGCGCAAAAAGTTTGGTTGCAGCTTAATGATGGTTTGTATCACGCACACAGTTCATATCTTGAGTTTTTGGTATCAAACGGCGTTTTCATCTCACTTTTGTTTTTTTCGGGCTATTATCTCTTGGTTTTACGTGGCCGAATGCTGGCCGCGTTACCCTTGCTGATCTATTCTGTGTTTCAGTATGGGTTGCTTTGGGGGTTGGTTTTTAACGACGTAGTGTTTTTTGGGTTGATGTTTTATTTGTTAAGATCGAACTCCGATAAGCGGGCAGCGGCTAATAATAAAGCTTCTCTAGAAACGAAGGTGATTGATGTTTAA
- a CDS encoding acyltransferase: MFKYVVKKILSEIFYLTSGRNFVASSGRPKINGFCRFGAKLVLGANANFNGARTYGAGKIHVGDNFHSGVGLKVLTQSHNYNGESIPYDRTVIVKDVVIGDNVWFGMNVMVLPGVRIGEGAIIQAGSVVSKSIPDLAIAGGNPAEVIRFRDKNHYFKMKQDDRYL, from the coding sequence ATGTTTAAGTACGTAGTTAAAAAAATACTTTCCGAGATCTTCTATCTGACTTCTGGACGCAATTTTGTCGCGTCATCAGGTCGGCCTAAAATAAACGGCTTCTGTAGGTTTGGGGCTAAGTTAGTTTTGGGAGCTAACGCCAATTTTAATGGGGCGAGAACGTATGGCGCTGGTAAAATCCATGTTGGGGATAATTTTCACTCGGGTGTGGGGTTGAAAGTATTGACTCAGAGTCATAACTATAATGGCGAATCTATCCCTTATGACAGAACTGTTATAGTAAAAGATGTCGTTATCGGTGATAACGTTTGGTTTGGTATGAATGTAATGGTTCTGCCAGGCGTGAGAATTGGGGAGGGGGCGATCATTCAAGCTGGATCGGTAGTTTCGAAATCAATACCTGATTTGGCCATTGCGGGCGGTAATCCAGCCGAAGTTATTCGGTTTCGTGATAAGAATCATTATTTTAAGATGAAGCAAGATGACCGCTATCTGTAA
- a CDS encoding polysaccharide biosynthesis C-terminal domain-containing protein: MTAICKTLGMVFGYSSVLLVSKGLTLLVSYLVAFSVGNAEFGYFSLAQALFVTAVTLLGFNSSAAYVRYFYSKGVSAIYKALKRVYYLLFVLSVFFGLLLYFIFSGHPYFVWFALLPISGFLAAHIASFNAIYRCSNSLMGYAFAELGRPVLVFLSLAVFLWMKFEFSIVAVYLLALCASLLLVVFFSVFHFRSKLLNKSQSSLEEREVVVYLLPLVLVQLMALLNNVGDRYILSAFVTVDEIGKYGKAYLIGSAAGMLIDSFSLLWAPYVVRRVDDFKTDLYPKALLVFGGATFLSLLLLFGAGFVFIYEVSFFSFDYLFLVMAIIVLSAFMARVGYQIFVPVLSAYDLTGVVAKLSFVGAIGGIAANFALIPFWGGVGAAIATWISFSIFSMLSFWVVREKMLRV; the protein is encoded by the coding sequence ATGACCGCTATCTGTAAAACCTTAGGTATGGTGTTTGGTTACTCTTCGGTCTTGTTGGTGTCAAAAGGACTTACCTTGCTGGTAAGTTACTTGGTTGCTTTCTCTGTGGGTAACGCAGAATTCGGCTATTTTTCCCTTGCGCAAGCACTGTTTGTTACTGCGGTTACTTTGTTGGGGTTCAATTCTTCCGCCGCATACGTTAGATATTTTTATAGTAAAGGAGTTTCTGCGATTTATAAAGCGTTGAAGCGGGTTTATTATCTATTGTTTGTACTCTCTGTTTTTTTTGGATTGCTATTATATTTTATTTTCTCAGGGCATCCATATTTCGTTTGGTTTGCATTACTTCCTATTTCTGGTTTTTTGGCAGCGCATATTGCTAGCTTTAATGCGATATATAGATGTTCAAATAGTTTGATGGGTTATGCTTTCGCTGAGTTGGGGAGGCCCGTTCTAGTCTTTCTTTCATTGGCGGTTTTTTTGTGGATGAAATTCGAGTTTTCTATTGTTGCAGTATATTTACTTGCTTTGTGTGCTTCTTTGTTGTTGGTCGTTTTTTTCTCGGTCTTTCACTTTCGTTCAAAACTACTCAATAAGTCGCAGTCATCTCTGGAAGAGAGGGAAGTTGTGGTATATCTACTTCCGTTGGTTTTGGTTCAGTTGATGGCGTTGCTTAATAATGTGGGCGATAGATATATTTTGAGCGCCTTTGTAACTGTTGACGAGATTGGAAAATACGGTAAGGCCTATCTTATAGGATCTGCTGCGGGAATGCTCATTGATAGCTTTTCCTTGTTGTGGGCACCATATGTTGTCAGAAGAGTCGATGATTTTAAGACTGATCTGTATCCTAAGGCCTTGCTTGTTTTTGGAGGTGCGACCTTCTTATCTTTGCTTTTGCTATTTGGGGCGGGCTTTGTTTTTATCTATGAAGTTTCATTTTTTTCTTTCGATTACCTTTTCTTGGTAATGGCGATCATTGTGCTTTCTGCATTTATGGCTCGTGTAGGATATCAAATATTTGTGCCCGTGTTGAGCGCCTATGATCTTACAGGTGTTGTCGCCAAGTTGTCTTTTGTGGGCGCGATTGGCGGAATTGCTGCAAACTTTGCTTTGATTCCATTTTGGGGCGGGGTAGGGGCAGCTATAGCGACCTGGATTTCATTTTCCATTTTTTCCATGCTTTCTTTCTGGGTTGTACGAGAAAAAATGCTTCGGGTATGA
- a CDS encoding glycosyltransferase family 4 protein gives MKVLYFHQHFSTPKGTVGTRSYEMARRLLARGHHVTMVCGSYSGGETGLGLPFIGGKRRGTVDGINIIEFDLAYSNSDGLVKRAVTFAKFALRSISLAFTERYDLVFATTTPLTAGIPGIFARWLRGKPFVFEVRDLWPELPKAMGVIRNPLVLCAMSILEWISYRSAHRLIGLSPGIVEGIVKRGVARERVALVPNGCDLGIFSGDVEPWRPEQVKPDDMLAVFAGTHGVANGLDAVLDAAAELKRRGRDDIKLLLIGQGKLKPALQARAQREALHCVVFHEPVNKSRLAGLMASTDVGLQVLANVPAFYVGTSPNKFFDYIASGLPVLNNYPGWLAGMIRDNHCGYAVEPENRHAFADALEQVAGDKTAAKEMGKRSRELAEREFDRELLANRFVDWLEGVR, from the coding sequence ATGAAAGTTCTGTATTTTCACCAACACTTTTCGACCCCGAAAGGCACGGTCGGTACCCGCTCTTATGAAATGGCTCGTCGTTTGCTTGCGCGTGGTCATCATGTGACGATGGTGTGCGGGAGTTATAGTGGCGGGGAGACTGGTCTGGGTCTTCCTTTCATTGGCGGTAAACGACGCGGAACAGTCGATGGTATTAACATCATTGAGTTCGATCTGGCGTATTCAAATAGTGATGGCTTAGTAAAGAGAGCTGTGACCTTCGCCAAGTTTGCTCTACGCAGCATCAGTTTGGCATTTACTGAGCGCTACGATCTAGTATTTGCAACGACTACGCCATTAACTGCGGGTATTCCTGGTATTTTCGCCCGCTGGTTACGAGGTAAACCGTTCGTATTTGAGGTGCGCGATCTGTGGCCGGAATTGCCCAAGGCTATGGGGGTGATCCGGAATCCTCTAGTATTGTGTGCCATGTCGATACTGGAGTGGATAAGTTATCGCTCGGCACATAGGTTGATTGGCTTGTCCCCCGGGATAGTTGAAGGCATTGTTAAGCGTGGGGTCGCACGCGAGCGGGTTGCTCTGGTCCCCAATGGCTGCGATCTGGGTATTTTTTCCGGCGACGTTGAACCTTGGCGTCCCGAGCAGGTAAAACCGGACGATATGCTGGCTGTTTTTGCGGGCACCCATGGCGTGGCCAATGGCCTGGATGCCGTACTCGATGCGGCAGCGGAACTGAAACGGCGTGGACGTGACGATATCAAGTTGCTTTTGATCGGCCAGGGCAAGCTCAAACCGGCTTTACAGGCACGGGCGCAGCGCGAAGCGTTGCACTGTGTTGTGTTTCATGAACCAGTGAACAAGTCTCGACTTGCTGGTCTGATGGCTAGTACGGATGTTGGGTTGCAGGTATTGGCAAATGTGCCTGCTTTCTACGTTGGCACTTCACCAAACAAGTTTTTCGACTACATTGCATCTGGCTTGCCCGTACTCAACAATTATCCCGGCTGGTTGGCGGGGATGATTCGCGATAACCATTGCGGCTATGCAGTTGAGCCGGAAAATCGGCACGCTTTTGCCGATGCGCTGGAGCAGGTTGCAGGTGATAAGACGGCAGCAAAGGAAATGGGCAAACGGAGTCGTGAGTTGGCTGAGCGAGAGTTTGACCGCGAACTGCTGGCGAATCGCTTTGTCGATTGGCTGGAGGGAGTAAGGTGA
- a CDS encoding sugar transferase produces MKRLSDIVASVCGLLLLAPVIAIVAWQVRRKLGSPVLFRQVRPGLNGEPFEMIKFRSMRDAVDVVGNPLPDSERMTPFGSFLRSSSLDELPGLWNVLKGHMSLVGPRPLLMEYLPLYSPEQYRRHEVRPGVTGWAQINGRNGLGWDDKFKLDVWYVDNRSFWLDLKIILLTIKKVLVRDGINAEGEATMSKFTGNKP; encoded by the coding sequence ATCAAGCGCCTTTCCGATATCGTCGCCTCCGTTTGCGGTCTTTTACTGCTAGCACCAGTTATTGCCATCGTTGCGTGGCAGGTTCGCCGCAAACTTGGTTCTCCTGTGCTGTTCCGTCAAGTGCGGCCCGGTCTGAATGGTGAGCCATTCGAGATGATCAAGTTCCGTTCCATGCGCGATGCTGTGGATGTTGTCGGCAACCCATTACCAGACTCCGAGCGTATGACACCATTTGGCAGTTTCCTGCGTTCCAGTAGTTTGGACGAATTGCCAGGGCTGTGGAACGTGTTAAAGGGGCACATGAGCCTAGTGGGGCCGCGTCCGCTTTTGATGGAGTACCTTCCGCTTTATAGCCCTGAGCAATACCGTCGCCATGAGGTGCGTCCCGGAGTTACCGGTTGGGCGCAAATTAATGGCCGTAATGGACTTGGCTGGGACGATAAGTTTAAGCTGGATGTCTGGTATGTCGACAATCGCTCATTCTGGCTGGATCTTAAAATCATCTTATTGACCATCAAGAAGGTGCTGGTGCGTGATGGCATCAACGCCGAAGGGGAGGCAACCATGTCCAAGTTTACGGGGAATAAACCGTGA
- a CDS encoding NeuD/PglB/VioB family sugar acetyltransferase translates to MNRLAILGASGHGKVVADTAECSGWDSICFFDDAWPSVKKNGIWSVVGNTDRLLSELETFSGVVVAIGDNRIRQDKLQKLLLVNARLVTLIHPAATVSRYATIGAGSVVFAGVVVNVGVRVGLGAILNTGCSVDHDCVLGDSIHISPGAHLSGGVTLGDRSWIGVGACIRQQISIGCDVVVGAGAAVVNDIASRRVVAGVPAKQLKG, encoded by the coding sequence GTGAACCGTCTAGCCATTTTGGGCGCTAGCGGCCACGGCAAGGTAGTGGCAGATACAGCTGAGTGTTCTGGTTGGGACTCGATATGTTTTTTTGATGATGCTTGGCCGTCAGTTAAGAAAAATGGAATATGGTCAGTCGTGGGTAATACGGACCGCTTACTCTCGGAACTTGAAACGTTTTCCGGTGTGGTTGTCGCCATTGGCGATAATCGAATACGTCAGGATAAACTCCAAAAATTACTTCTGGTCAACGCTAGGTTGGTTACGCTGATACATCCTGCCGCCACGGTGAGTCGATATGCGACGATTGGAGCCGGTTCCGTAGTTTTTGCAGGTGTCGTAGTAAATGTAGGAGTTCGGGTCGGATTAGGTGCGATTTTGAACACAGGTTGTAGCGTTGATCATGATTGTGTTTTGGGGGATTCTATCCATATTAGTCCGGGAGCGCATCTTTCAGGCGGTGTAACACTGGGTGATCGGAGCTGGATCGGTGTTGGTGCGTGTATCAGGCAGCAGATTAGTATTGGTTGTGATGTAGTTGTAGGGGCTGGCGCGGCGGTGGTGAATGACATTGCCTCCCGTCGAGTCGTGGCTGGTGTGCCGGCCAAGCAGCTGAAAGGCTAA